The Ahaetulla prasina isolate Xishuangbanna chromosome 14, ASM2864084v1, whole genome shotgun sequence genome includes a region encoding these proteins:
- the SOCS1 gene encoding suppressor of cytokine signaling 1 gives MVAHSSVTPEHGIAAGLRGRLQPPIRAALQVRPPHGTVQAPRDTHFHTFRSQEDFGIIVRTITLLEECGFYWGPLSVSAAHEKLKDELVGTFLLRDSRQKNCFFSVSVKTATGPTSVRVLFQAGHFSLEGSKEVFDCLFKLLEHYVNSPRKVLVAPLHKERLRSLQDLCRRNIVATFGRENLPHIPLNPVLKAYLESFPFKL, from the coding sequence ATGGTAGCACACAGCAGCGTAACGCCTGAGCATGGAATTGCAGCGGGGCTGAGAGGCCGGCTTCAGCCCCCCATCCGGGCCGCTCTGCAGGTCCGGCCTCCCCACGGCACAGTGCAAGCGCCGCGGGACACCCACTTCCACACCTTCCGCTCACAGGAGGACTTTGGCATCATCGTCCGCACCATCACCTTGCTGGAGGAGTGTGGCTTTTACTGGGGTCCGCTGTCAGTCAGCGCTGCTCACGAGAAACTGAAGGACGAGCTGGTGGGGACCTTCCTTCTCCGCGACAGCCGGCAAAAGAATTGCTTCTTCAGCGTTAGCGTTAAGACGGCCACTGGGCCTACCAGCGTCCGGGTCCTCTTCCAGGCCGGTCACTTCAGCCTGGAGGGCAGCAAAGAGGTCTTTGACTGCCTCTTCAAACTGCTGGAACATTACGTCAACTCACCTCGGAAGGTCCTGGTGGCCCCACTACACAAGGAGCGCCTGCGGTCACTGCAGGATCTCTGCCGCAGAAACATTGTGGCGACTTTTGGGAGGGAGAATTTGCCACACATCCCGCTCAACCCAGTCCTGAAGGCTTACCTGGAGTCCTTCCCCTTTAAATTGTGA